From Oncorhynchus mykiss isolate Arlee chromosome 6, USDA_OmykA_1.1, whole genome shotgun sequence, the proteins below share one genomic window:
- the LOC110525267 gene encoding ataxin-2 isoform X6 codes for MSMKQAGGNRKPGSGAASGAGGSGGRQNLGRGRHSAKGPSAAVVSNGVYANMRMVHVLTSLVGTNCELKVKNGMVYDGVFKTYSPECDLVLDAANIKSPGPSVGLRQEDLVDSIIFKASDVVVVHFRDVDFNYARKVSTDTDNFTDTAVGGRINGEHKEKDLEPWDGGRQQHMVSGSLESLDTDVSNGWDPNDMFKYNEEQYGIKSTYDSSLSTYTVALERDNSEEFLKREARAAQLAEEIEASSTYKSRVALENDERSEEEKYTAVVRGEREQHTLNREKYIPPGQRNREGMSWGAGRQNSPRLVQSSSGPPRPGLHDYTPSSGADQRVVNGGATSCPSPSSRYQSGPSPLPPRAATPTRPPSRPPSRPSRPPSHPSAHGSPAPISTIPSRRMSSEGPPRMSPKTQRTPRTHRVPPGSRVPPGVDFMPHNAPGEVSVPPATRSSSSGGTWSSVVSGAHRPRSPRQNSMGGASPGPSPQTGSTPVEPVNTSMSASSPTASPAPNMAATSSAEAKDSRVQATRQNSPTVNKENMKPLESPPSINRPLSKGPPSMAPDHRKQIDNLKKFSVDFRLQSSSNPDPQFQQMVTKPPQDTGEKSKQLPLDKGLEGSEGPVVPARSNKPDSPGASSPSLSSTLCPAPEQNRGPDVTSQGVQTSAPNLSGGAKPEDKEEDEADQMRKSTLNPNAHEFKPRVFTPQPKPATTPTPPRPQGQPSPSIVMQQPQQVYFPQMYPLTPVSPGVQKSIIWKSPAMYHVQMPHMTLSQSKPYRPGKVSNMPQQRSDQHHPQGTPTMMHPAAGPPIVAQSPAYSAQYFTCSPQQFTSQQLMPHYQSQAQHVFSPVIQGQARMMAPPTHGHPGQLVSSTTQYGEQTHTMYVSQGPMPQQYAHPNTTLHPHPQPSATPTGQSQQGVQHGGNHPAPSPVQQHQAAAAAQALHMGNQPQQQMYQALAPTPPSMTPGPNPQSPQGSFSSAQQAVYLHPQQMQHGYNPSHMAHMQQAHIQSGMVPSHHGNPGHPQMMLMATQQQGGPQPQLAQNALNPIPVSSTAHFSYLAHPQVQQHHQQQL; via the exons ACTGAAAGTAAAAAATGGAATGGTTTATGATGGAGTGTTTAAAACATACAGCCCAGAG TGTGACCTGGTTCTGGATGCGGCCAACATCAAGAGTCCTGGGCCCAGTGTGGGCCTGCGACAGGAAGATCTCGTGGACAGCATTATCTTCAAGGCTTCCGATGTGGTGGTGGTGCACTTCAGAGACGTGGACTTCAATTATGCCAGAAAAG TCTCTACTGACACAG ATAACTTCACGGACACTGCAGTGGGCGGCAGAATCAACGGGGAACACAAGGAGAAGGACCTGGAGCCGTGGGATGGAGGGCGGCAGCAGCACATGGTCTCAGGCAGCCTGGAGTCTCTGGACACAGACGTG TCAAATGGCTGGGACCCGAATGACATGTTCAAGTACAATGAAGAGCAGTATGGCATCAAGTCCACCTACGACAGCAGCCTGTCCACCTACAC GGTTGCCCTGGAGCGGGATAACTCTGAGGAGTTTCTGAAGCGGGAGGCGCGAGCGGCCCAACTGGCGGAGGAGATCGAGGCCAGCTCCACCTACAAGTCCCGCGTGGCCCTGGAGAATGACGAGCGCAGCGAGGAGGAGAAGTACACTGCCGTGGTGAGGGGAGAAAGGGAGCAACACACACTCAACAG AGAAAAGTACATTCCCCCGggtcagaggaacagagaggggatGTCATGGGGAGCGGGTCGTCAGAACTCCCCTAGGTTGGTCCAGAGCAGCAGTGGACCTCCCCGGCCAGGTCTTCACGACTACACCCCCAGCTCCGGAGCTGACCAGCGGGTTGTCAACGGAG GTGCCACCTCCTGCCCATCGCCCTCCTCCCGCTACCAGTCaggcccctcccctctcccacccAGGGCGGCCACGCCCACCCGGCCTCCATCCAGACCCCCCTCGCGGCCCTCCCGGCCCCCGTCTCACCCCTCTGCTCACGGCTCTCCAGCTCCCATCTCCACTATACCCAGTAGACGCATGTCCTCAGAAG gcccTCCCAGGATGTCCCCAAAGACCCAGCGTACCCCTCGCACCCACAGAGTTCCCCCCGGGAGTAGAGTCCCCCCGGGAGTAGACTTCATGCCCCACAATGCTCCAGGAGAGGTGTCCGTGCCCCCGGCTACCCGCAGCAGCTCATCCGGTGGCACCTGGTCTTCAGTGGTCAGCGGAG CACACAGACCTCGATCCCCTCGGCAGAACAGCATGGGCGGGGCCTCTCCTGGTCCCTCGCCCCAGACTGGGTCCACTCCCGTGGAACCTGTTAACACATCAATGTCAGCTTCCTCACCTACTGCTAGCCCTGCCCCCAATATGGCCGCCACCTCCTCAGCAGAGG CGAAAGATTCTCGGGTCCAGGCGACGAGACAGAACTCTCCTACGGTCAACAAAGAGAACATGAAACCCCTGGAGAGCCCCCCTAGTATCAACAGACCACTCTCTAAAG GACCCCCCTCCATGGCACCAGACCACAGAAAACAAATAGACAACTTAAAGAAATTTAGTGTAGATTTTAGG TTGCAGTCCAGCTCTAACCCAGACCCACAGTTTCAGCAGATGGTGACTAAGCCTCCGCAGGACACGGGAGAGAAGTCCAAGCAGCTTCCTCTGGATAAGGGGTTGGAGGGGTCTGAGGGCCCTGTGGTCCCCGCCAGGAGCAACAAGCCAGACAGCCCTGGCGCATCatccccctccctgtcctctacccTCTGTCCCGCCCCGGAGCAGAACAGGGGGCCTGACGTGACCTCGCAGGGTGTCCAGACATCTGCACCCAACTTAAGCGGAGGAGCCAAGCCTGAAGACAAGGAAGAGGATGAGGCAGA TCAAATGAGAAAGTCGACTCTGAATCCTAATGCCCACGAGTTCAAACCCAGGGTCTTCACTCCTCAG cCAAAGCCGGCCACCACCCCAACCCCCCCTCGGCCCCAAGGCCAGCCCAGCCCCTCTATCGTCATGCAGCAGCCTCAACAGGTCTACTTTCCCCAGATGTACCCTCTGACCCCTGTCAGCCCTGGAGTCCAG AAAAGCATTATCTGGAAG TCTCCAGCCATGTACCACGTCCAGATGCCTCATATGACGCTGAGCCAGTCCAAGCCCTACAGACCAGGTAAAG TATCCAACATGCCCCAGCAGAGGTCAGACCAGCACCACCCCCAGGGCACGCCCACCATGATGCACCCGGCCGCGGGGCCGCCCATCGTGGCCCAGAGCCCTGCCTACTCAGCCCAGTACTTCACGTGTAGCCCACAGCAGTTTACCAGCCAGCAACTGATGCCCCACTACCAGTCACAG GCCCAGCATGTGTTCAGCCCGGTGATTCAGGGTCAGGCCAGGATGATGGCCCCTCCCACCCACGGCCACCCTGGCCAGCTGGTCTCTTCCACCACCCAGTATGGTGAACAGACTCACACCATGTACG tgtCACAAGGCCCCATGCCGCAGCAGTACGCCCACCCCAATACCACACTGCATCCCCACCCCCAGCCCTCGGCCACCCCCACAGGCCAGTCCCAGCAGGGCGTGCAGCACGGTGGCAACCACCCGGCCCCCAGCCCCGTCCAGCAGCACCAGGCTGCTGCAGCTGCCCAGGCCCTGCACATGGGCAACCAGCCCCAGCAGCAGATGTACCAGGCCCtggcccccaccccaccctccatgACCCCGGGGCCCAACCCCCAGTCCCCCCAGGGCAGCTTCTCCTCGGCCCAGCAGGCAGTCTACCTCCACCCCCAGCAGATGCAGCACGGCTACAACCCCTCCCACATGGCCCACATGCAGCAG GCCCATATCCAGTCTGGGATGGTGCCGTCCCACCATGGTAACCCTGGCCACCCTCAGATGATGCTTATGGCCACCCAGCAGCAAGGTGGCCCCCAGCCCCAACTCGCCCAGAATGCCCTCAACCCCATCCCAGTGTCCTCCACTGCTCACTTCTCTTACTTGGCTCACCCCCAAG TACAACAGCACCATCAGCAGCAGCTGTAG
- the LOC110525267 gene encoding ataxin-2 isoform X3 → MSMKQAGGNRKPGSGAASGAGGSGGRQNLGRGRHSAKGPSAAVVSNGVYANMRMVHVLTSLVGTNCELKVKNGMVYDGVFKTYSPECDLVLDAANIKSPGPSVGLRQEDLVDSIIFKASDVVVVHFRDVDFNYARKDNFTDTAVGGRINGEHKEKDLEPWDGGRQQHMVSGSLESLDTDVSNGWDPNDMFKYNEEQYGIKSTYDSSLSTYTVALERDNSEEFLKREARAAQLAEEIEASSTYKSRVALENDERSEEEKYTAVVRGEREQHTLNREKYIPPGQRNREGMSWGAGRQNSPRLVQSSSGPPRPGLHDYTPSSGADQRVVNGGATSCPSPSSRYQSGPSPLPPRAATPTRPPSRPPSRPSRPPSHPSAHGSPAPISTIPSRRMSSEGPPRMSPKTQRTPRTHRVPPGSRVPPGVDFMPHNAPGEVSVPPATRSSSSGGTWSSVVSGAHRPRSPRQNSMGGASPGPSPQTGSTPVEPVNTSMSASSPTASPAPNMAATSSAEAKDSRVQATRQNSPTVNKENMKPLESPPSINRPLSKGPPSMAPDHRKQIDNLKKFSVDFRLQSSSNPDPQFQQMVTKPPQDTGEKSKQLPLDKGLEGSEGPVVPARSNKPDSPGASSPSLSSTLCPAPEQNRGPDVTSQGVQTSAPNLSGGAKPEDKEEDEADQMRKSTLNPNAHEFKPRVFTPQPKPATTPTPPRPQGQPSPSIVMQQPQQVYFPQMYPLTPVSPGVQKSIIWKSPAMYHVQMPHMTLSQSKPYRPGKVSNMPQQRSDQHHPQGTPTMMHPAAGPPIVAQSPAYSAQYFTCSPQQFTSQQLMPHYQSQAQHVFSPVIQGQARMMAPPTHGHPGQLVSSTTQYGEQTHTMYVSQGPMPQQYAHPNTTLHPHPQPSATPTGQSQQGVQHGGNHPAPSPVQQHQAAAAAQALHMGNQPQQQMYQALAPTPPSMTPGPNPQSPQGSFSSAQQAVYLHPQQMQHGYNPSHMAHMQQVSSTFRSPSLHSEYILYEQAHIQSGMVPSHHGNPGHPQMMLMATQQQGGPQPQLAQNALNPIPVSSTAHFSYLAHPQVQQHHQQQL, encoded by the exons ACTGAAAGTAAAAAATGGAATGGTTTATGATGGAGTGTTTAAAACATACAGCCCAGAG TGTGACCTGGTTCTGGATGCGGCCAACATCAAGAGTCCTGGGCCCAGTGTGGGCCTGCGACAGGAAGATCTCGTGGACAGCATTATCTTCAAGGCTTCCGATGTGGTGGTGGTGCACTTCAGAGACGTGGACTTCAATTATGCCAGAAAAG ATAACTTCACGGACACTGCAGTGGGCGGCAGAATCAACGGGGAACACAAGGAGAAGGACCTGGAGCCGTGGGATGGAGGGCGGCAGCAGCACATGGTCTCAGGCAGCCTGGAGTCTCTGGACACAGACGTG TCAAATGGCTGGGACCCGAATGACATGTTCAAGTACAATGAAGAGCAGTATGGCATCAAGTCCACCTACGACAGCAGCCTGTCCACCTACAC GGTTGCCCTGGAGCGGGATAACTCTGAGGAGTTTCTGAAGCGGGAGGCGCGAGCGGCCCAACTGGCGGAGGAGATCGAGGCCAGCTCCACCTACAAGTCCCGCGTGGCCCTGGAGAATGACGAGCGCAGCGAGGAGGAGAAGTACACTGCCGTGGTGAGGGGAGAAAGGGAGCAACACACACTCAACAG AGAAAAGTACATTCCCCCGggtcagaggaacagagaggggatGTCATGGGGAGCGGGTCGTCAGAACTCCCCTAGGTTGGTCCAGAGCAGCAGTGGACCTCCCCGGCCAGGTCTTCACGACTACACCCCCAGCTCCGGAGCTGACCAGCGGGTTGTCAACGGAG GTGCCACCTCCTGCCCATCGCCCTCCTCCCGCTACCAGTCaggcccctcccctctcccacccAGGGCGGCCACGCCCACCCGGCCTCCATCCAGACCCCCCTCGCGGCCCTCCCGGCCCCCGTCTCACCCCTCTGCTCACGGCTCTCCAGCTCCCATCTCCACTATACCCAGTAGACGCATGTCCTCAGAAG gcccTCCCAGGATGTCCCCAAAGACCCAGCGTACCCCTCGCACCCACAGAGTTCCCCCCGGGAGTAGAGTCCCCCCGGGAGTAGACTTCATGCCCCACAATGCTCCAGGAGAGGTGTCCGTGCCCCCGGCTACCCGCAGCAGCTCATCCGGTGGCACCTGGTCTTCAGTGGTCAGCGGAG CACACAGACCTCGATCCCCTCGGCAGAACAGCATGGGCGGGGCCTCTCCTGGTCCCTCGCCCCAGACTGGGTCCACTCCCGTGGAACCTGTTAACACATCAATGTCAGCTTCCTCACCTACTGCTAGCCCTGCCCCCAATATGGCCGCCACCTCCTCAGCAGAGG CGAAAGATTCTCGGGTCCAGGCGACGAGACAGAACTCTCCTACGGTCAACAAAGAGAACATGAAACCCCTGGAGAGCCCCCCTAGTATCAACAGACCACTCTCTAAAG GACCCCCCTCCATGGCACCAGACCACAGAAAACAAATAGACAACTTAAAGAAATTTAGTGTAGATTTTAGG TTGCAGTCCAGCTCTAACCCAGACCCACAGTTTCAGCAGATGGTGACTAAGCCTCCGCAGGACACGGGAGAGAAGTCCAAGCAGCTTCCTCTGGATAAGGGGTTGGAGGGGTCTGAGGGCCCTGTGGTCCCCGCCAGGAGCAACAAGCCAGACAGCCCTGGCGCATCatccccctccctgtcctctacccTCTGTCCCGCCCCGGAGCAGAACAGGGGGCCTGACGTGACCTCGCAGGGTGTCCAGACATCTGCACCCAACTTAAGCGGAGGAGCCAAGCCTGAAGACAAGGAAGAGGATGAGGCAGA TCAAATGAGAAAGTCGACTCTGAATCCTAATGCCCACGAGTTCAAACCCAGGGTCTTCACTCCTCAG cCAAAGCCGGCCACCACCCCAACCCCCCCTCGGCCCCAAGGCCAGCCCAGCCCCTCTATCGTCATGCAGCAGCCTCAACAGGTCTACTTTCCCCAGATGTACCCTCTGACCCCTGTCAGCCCTGGAGTCCAG AAAAGCATTATCTGGAAG TCTCCAGCCATGTACCACGTCCAGATGCCTCATATGACGCTGAGCCAGTCCAAGCCCTACAGACCAGGTAAAG TATCCAACATGCCCCAGCAGAGGTCAGACCAGCACCACCCCCAGGGCACGCCCACCATGATGCACCCGGCCGCGGGGCCGCCCATCGTGGCCCAGAGCCCTGCCTACTCAGCCCAGTACTTCACGTGTAGCCCACAGCAGTTTACCAGCCAGCAACTGATGCCCCACTACCAGTCACAG GCCCAGCATGTGTTCAGCCCGGTGATTCAGGGTCAGGCCAGGATGATGGCCCCTCCCACCCACGGCCACCCTGGCCAGCTGGTCTCTTCCACCACCCAGTATGGTGAACAGACTCACACCATGTACG tgtCACAAGGCCCCATGCCGCAGCAGTACGCCCACCCCAATACCACACTGCATCCCCACCCCCAGCCCTCGGCCACCCCCACAGGCCAGTCCCAGCAGGGCGTGCAGCACGGTGGCAACCACCCGGCCCCCAGCCCCGTCCAGCAGCACCAGGCTGCTGCAGCTGCCCAGGCCCTGCACATGGGCAACCAGCCCCAGCAGCAGATGTACCAGGCCCtggcccccaccccaccctccatgACCCCGGGGCCCAACCCCCAGTCCCCCCAGGGCAGCTTCTCCTCGGCCCAGCAGGCAGTCTACCTCCACCCCCAGCAGATGCAGCACGGCTACAACCCCTCCCACATGGCCCACATGCAGCAGGTGAGCTCCACCTTCAGAAGCCCTTCCCTTCACTCTGAGTACATACTATATGAGCAG GCCCATATCCAGTCTGGGATGGTGCCGTCCCACCATGGTAACCCTGGCCACCCTCAGATGATGCTTATGGCCACCCAGCAGCAAGGTGGCCCCCAGCCCCAACTCGCCCAGAATGCCCTCAACCCCATCCCAGTGTCCTCCACTGCTCACTTCTCTTACTTGGCTCACCCCCAAG TACAACAGCACCATCAGCAGCAGCTGTAG
- the LOC110525267 gene encoding ataxin-2 isoform X5: MSMKQAGGNRKPGSGAASGAGGSGGRQNLGRGRHSAKGPSAAVVSNGVYANMRMVHVLTSLVGTNCELKVKNGMVYDGVFKTYSPECDLVLDAANIKSPGPSVGLRQEDLVDSIIFKASDVVVVHFRDVDFNYARKVSTDTDNFTDTAVGGRINGEHKEKDLEPWDGGRQQHMVSGSLESLDTDVSNGWDPNDMFKYNEEQYGIKSTYDSSLSTYTVALERDNSEEFLKREARAAQLAEEIEASSTYKSRVALENDERSEEEKYTAVVRGEREQHTLNREKYIPPGQRNREGMSWGAGRQNSPRLVQSSSGPPRPGLHDYTPSSGADQRVVNGGATSCPSPSSRYQSGPSPLPPRAATPTRPPSRPPSRPSRPPSHPSAHGSPAPISTIPSRRMSSEGPPRMSPKTQRTPRTHRVPPGSRVPPGVDFMPHNAPGEVSVPPATRSSSSGGTWSSVVSGAHRPRSPRQNSMGGASPGPSPQTGSTPVEPVNTSMSASSPTASPAPNMAATSSAEAKDSRVQATRQNSPTVNKENMKPLESPPSINRPLSKGPPSMAPDHRKQIDNLKKFSVDFRLQSSSNPDPQFQQMVTKPPQDTGEKSKQLPLDKGLEGSEGPVVPARSNKPDSPGASSPSLSSTLCPAPEQNRGPDVTSQGVQTSAPNLSGGAKPEDKEEDEADQMRKSTLNPNAHEFKPRVFTPQPKPATTPTPPRPQGQPSPSIVMQQPQQVYFPQMYPLTPVSPGVQSPAMYHVQMPHMTLSQSKPYRPVSNMPQQRSDQHHPQGTPTMMHPAAGPPIVAQSPAYSAQYFTCSPQQFTSQQLMPHYQSQAQHVFSPVIQGQARMMAPPTHGHPGQLVSSTTQYGEQTHTMYVSQGPMPQQYAHPNTTLHPHPQPSATPTGQSQQGVQHGGNHPAPSPVQQHQAAAAAQALHMGNQPQQQMYQALAPTPPSMTPGPNPQSPQGSFSSAQQAVYLHPQQMQHGYNPSHMAHMQQVSSTFRSPSLHSEYILYEQAHIQSGMVPSHHGNPGHPQMMLMATQQQGGPQPQLAQNALNPIPVSSTAHFSYLAHPQVQQHHQQQL, from the exons ACTGAAAGTAAAAAATGGAATGGTTTATGATGGAGTGTTTAAAACATACAGCCCAGAG TGTGACCTGGTTCTGGATGCGGCCAACATCAAGAGTCCTGGGCCCAGTGTGGGCCTGCGACAGGAAGATCTCGTGGACAGCATTATCTTCAAGGCTTCCGATGTGGTGGTGGTGCACTTCAGAGACGTGGACTTCAATTATGCCAGAAAAG TCTCTACTGACACAG ATAACTTCACGGACACTGCAGTGGGCGGCAGAATCAACGGGGAACACAAGGAGAAGGACCTGGAGCCGTGGGATGGAGGGCGGCAGCAGCACATGGTCTCAGGCAGCCTGGAGTCTCTGGACACAGACGTG TCAAATGGCTGGGACCCGAATGACATGTTCAAGTACAATGAAGAGCAGTATGGCATCAAGTCCACCTACGACAGCAGCCTGTCCACCTACAC GGTTGCCCTGGAGCGGGATAACTCTGAGGAGTTTCTGAAGCGGGAGGCGCGAGCGGCCCAACTGGCGGAGGAGATCGAGGCCAGCTCCACCTACAAGTCCCGCGTGGCCCTGGAGAATGACGAGCGCAGCGAGGAGGAGAAGTACACTGCCGTGGTGAGGGGAGAAAGGGAGCAACACACACTCAACAG AGAAAAGTACATTCCCCCGggtcagaggaacagagaggggatGTCATGGGGAGCGGGTCGTCAGAACTCCCCTAGGTTGGTCCAGAGCAGCAGTGGACCTCCCCGGCCAGGTCTTCACGACTACACCCCCAGCTCCGGAGCTGACCAGCGGGTTGTCAACGGAG GTGCCACCTCCTGCCCATCGCCCTCCTCCCGCTACCAGTCaggcccctcccctctcccacccAGGGCGGCCACGCCCACCCGGCCTCCATCCAGACCCCCCTCGCGGCCCTCCCGGCCCCCGTCTCACCCCTCTGCTCACGGCTCTCCAGCTCCCATCTCCACTATACCCAGTAGACGCATGTCCTCAGAAG gcccTCCCAGGATGTCCCCAAAGACCCAGCGTACCCCTCGCACCCACAGAGTTCCCCCCGGGAGTAGAGTCCCCCCGGGAGTAGACTTCATGCCCCACAATGCTCCAGGAGAGGTGTCCGTGCCCCCGGCTACCCGCAGCAGCTCATCCGGTGGCACCTGGTCTTCAGTGGTCAGCGGAG CACACAGACCTCGATCCCCTCGGCAGAACAGCATGGGCGGGGCCTCTCCTGGTCCCTCGCCCCAGACTGGGTCCACTCCCGTGGAACCTGTTAACACATCAATGTCAGCTTCCTCACCTACTGCTAGCCCTGCCCCCAATATGGCCGCCACCTCCTCAGCAGAGG CGAAAGATTCTCGGGTCCAGGCGACGAGACAGAACTCTCCTACGGTCAACAAAGAGAACATGAAACCCCTGGAGAGCCCCCCTAGTATCAACAGACCACTCTCTAAAG GACCCCCCTCCATGGCACCAGACCACAGAAAACAAATAGACAACTTAAAGAAATTTAGTGTAGATTTTAGG TTGCAGTCCAGCTCTAACCCAGACCCACAGTTTCAGCAGATGGTGACTAAGCCTCCGCAGGACACGGGAGAGAAGTCCAAGCAGCTTCCTCTGGATAAGGGGTTGGAGGGGTCTGAGGGCCCTGTGGTCCCCGCCAGGAGCAACAAGCCAGACAGCCCTGGCGCATCatccccctccctgtcctctacccTCTGTCCCGCCCCGGAGCAGAACAGGGGGCCTGACGTGACCTCGCAGGGTGTCCAGACATCTGCACCCAACTTAAGCGGAGGAGCCAAGCCTGAAGACAAGGAAGAGGATGAGGCAGA TCAAATGAGAAAGTCGACTCTGAATCCTAATGCCCACGAGTTCAAACCCAGGGTCTTCACTCCTCAG cCAAAGCCGGCCACCACCCCAACCCCCCCTCGGCCCCAAGGCCAGCCCAGCCCCTCTATCGTCATGCAGCAGCCTCAACAGGTCTACTTTCCCCAGATGTACCCTCTGACCCCTGTCAGCCCTGGAGTCCAG TCTCCAGCCATGTACCACGTCCAGATGCCTCATATGACGCTGAGCCAGTCCAAGCCCTACAGACCAG TATCCAACATGCCCCAGCAGAGGTCAGACCAGCACCACCCCCAGGGCACGCCCACCATGATGCACCCGGCCGCGGGGCCGCCCATCGTGGCCCAGAGCCCTGCCTACTCAGCCCAGTACTTCACGTGTAGCCCACAGCAGTTTACCAGCCAGCAACTGATGCCCCACTACCAGTCACAG GCCCAGCATGTGTTCAGCCCGGTGATTCAGGGTCAGGCCAGGATGATGGCCCCTCCCACCCACGGCCACCCTGGCCAGCTGGTCTCTTCCACCACCCAGTATGGTGAACAGACTCACACCATGTACG tgtCACAAGGCCCCATGCCGCAGCAGTACGCCCACCCCAATACCACACTGCATCCCCACCCCCAGCCCTCGGCCACCCCCACAGGCCAGTCCCAGCAGGGCGTGCAGCACGGTGGCAACCACCCGGCCCCCAGCCCCGTCCAGCAGCACCAGGCTGCTGCAGCTGCCCAGGCCCTGCACATGGGCAACCAGCCCCAGCAGCAGATGTACCAGGCCCtggcccccaccccaccctccatgACCCCGGGGCCCAACCCCCAGTCCCCCCAGGGCAGCTTCTCCTCGGCCCAGCAGGCAGTCTACCTCCACCCCCAGCAGATGCAGCACGGCTACAACCCCTCCCACATGGCCCACATGCAGCAGGTGAGCTCCACCTTCAGAAGCCCTTCCCTTCACTCTGAGTACATACTATATGAGCAG GCCCATATCCAGTCTGGGATGGTGCCGTCCCACCATGGTAACCCTGGCCACCCTCAGATGATGCTTATGGCCACCCAGCAGCAAGGTGGCCCCCAGCCCCAACTCGCCCAGAATGCCCTCAACCCCATCCCAGTGTCCTCCACTGCTCACTTCTCTTACTTGGCTCACCCCCAAG TACAACAGCACCATCAGCAGCAGCTGTAG